One Brassica oleracea var. oleracea cultivar TO1000 chromosome C7, BOL, whole genome shotgun sequence genomic window carries:
- the LOC106303011 gene encoding transcription factor bHLH28-like — MNLLNADYNLTMIDAFLNSSSDIWPLSPANRTLETTLQQRLHAVVKVTHEAWCYAIFWKPSYHDISGEPVLKWGYGVYKGEDETDKTRRRRKTNAEEKLQRNKVLRELSSTISGVSFPVKDEDDDVELTDMEWFYLVSMTCSFRSGSGLAGKAFATYNPVWITGLDMINGSGCSRANQGGDLGLQTIICIPSDNGVLELGSTELIRENTGFFRKIRFLFNFEGYRDFSGDMNSSSCQLFSSKPRPVSVPSRIF, encoded by the coding sequence ATGAATCTCTTGAATGCCGACTATAACTTAACAATGATCGACGCTTTCTTGAACTCCTCCTCCGATATATGGCCATTATCTCCGGCAAATCGCACCCTGGAGACTACTCTCCAACAACGGTTACACGCAGTCGTAAAAGTGACTCACGAGGCCTGGTGTTACGCCATTTTCTGGAAACCTTCGTACCACGACATCTCCGGCGAACCGGTGCTTAAATGGGGCTACGGCGTTTACAAAGGCGAAGACGAGACTGACAAGACTCGGCGGAGGAGGAAGACGAACGCGGAGGAGAAATTGCAAAGGAATAAGGTACTCCGGGAACTTAGCTCGACGATCTCCGGCGTATCTTTTCCGGTGAAGGACGAAGATGATGACGTGGAGCTGACGGATATGGAGTGGTTTTATTTAGTTTCAATGACGTGTAGCTTTCGCAGTGGATCCGGTTTAGCGGGTAAGGCGTTTGCCACGTATAACCCGGTTTGGATTACCGGGTTAGATATGATTAATGGGTCAGGCTGTAGTCGGGCTAACCAAGGAGGGGACTTAGGGTTACAAACCATAATTTGTATTCCCTCGGATAACGGTGTGTTGGAGCTTGGATCCACGGAGCTGATCCGAGAAAACACTGGTTTTTTTCGAAAGATCCGATTCCTTTTTAATTTCGAAGGATACAGAGATTTTTCCGGAGATATGAACTCGAGCTCCTGCCAGCTTTTCTCAAGTAAACCGAGACCAGTTTCAGTGCCGTCTCGGATATTTTAG
- the LOC106303012 gene encoding zinc finger MYM-type protein 1-like has protein sequence MPPVSTRKHVHGSVKRKEKKKRDEFIKSQANSMLKFVTKSGPSKTDVPTEDEINKKDACDEEEMLTNENQENADAVEYMEETREKNMEETREKNIRNVNASMETWILLILEHGKELRKGIEISWLKRVLRDNAKIDDENNRNFLGMIKAIAKFDPVMIEHLRQFEKGKGLFDALRKVLFDFKLNINDVRGKGYDNGANMKGKYKGVQSRLLEVIPRACYTPCGCHSLNLALCDMASSSKKAVSFFGIVQQIYCLFSSSTRNWEIFREKVNGLTLKPLSQTRWESRIDSVKPIRFQTLQIREALFYLAESSNNPMHKSQAESLAESESHGIGGFEFLFGMIIWHELLSAFNIVSKILQSEDMDIDVAISQLNGLVLFLKEYRETGFERAKSEATRIANEMEIEPAFSVKPNRTRKRKRHFDEDIDNEEESMVLPGEEGFKVDYFINIMDQAIVSIETRFEQFQSYDKTFGFLFDLNKLKATSDDELMESCVRLGDFLRHGEHSDVNGEDLCSELKLLRMVLPEEVKRAAELLNSLKGMEDFYPNSWIAYRILLTILVSVASAERSFSKLKLIKNYLRSTMSQERLNGLSMISIEKDTVDKLDYEKIMDEFAGRKARRSVFQK, from the exons ATGCCTCCAGTGAGCACTAGAAAGCATGTTCATGGATCAGTTAAAAGGAAGGAAAAAAAGAAAAGAGATGAGTTTATCAAATCTCAAGCTAACTCTATGCTTAAGTTCGTCACAAAATCAGGACCTTCTAAAACGGATGTGCCTACGGAGGATGAGATAAACAAAAAAGATGCATGTGATGAAGAAGAGATGCTTACAAATGAGAATCAGGAAAACGCTGATGCAGTTGAGTATATGGAAGAGACCAGAGAAAAGAATATGGAAGAGACCAGAGAAAAGAATATCAGAAACGTTAATGCAAGCATGGAAACATGGATTCTACTGATCCTGGAACATGGAAAAGAATTGAGAAAGGGGATAGAGATTTCTTGGTTGAAAAGGGTCCTCCG AGACAATGCGAAGATTGATGATGAGAACAACAGAAATTTTCTGGGTATGATTAAGGCGATTGCAAAATTTGATCCAGTAATGATAGAACATCTCCGGCAATTTGAAAAAG GAAAAGGATTATTCGACGCTCTACGAAAGGTATTGTTTGATTTCAAGTTGAATATTAATGATGTGAGAGGAAAAGGTTATGACAATGGAGCAAACATGAAAGGAAAATACAAAGGTGTGCAAAGCAGATTGCTTGAAGTTATTCCAAGAGCATGTTATACTCCATGTGGATGTCATAGCCTTAATCTCGCGCTTTGTGATATGGCTTCTTCATCTAAAAAAGCGGTGTCATTCTTTGGGATTGTTCAACAAATCTACTGTCTGTTTTCATCTTCAACTAGAAACTGGGAGATATTCAGAGAGAAGGTGAATGGCCTAACACTCAAACCATTATCACAAACTCGATGGGAGAGTCGGATAGACAGTGTAAAGCCTATAAGATTTCAGACACTACAAATACGAGAGGCTTTATTTTACTTGGCTGAAAGTAGTAATAATCCAATGCATAAAAGTCAAGCTGAGTCTCTTGCTGAGAGTGAATCACATGGAATTGGAGGGTTTGAATTTTTATTTGGAATGATCATTTGGCATGAACTTCTATCTGCTTTTAACATAGTAAGCAAGATCCTACAGTCAGAGGATATGGATATTGATGTTGCTATTTCTCAACTAAATGGACTTGTGTTATTTCTGAAAGAATATCGAGAAACAGGTTTTGAGCGAGCAAAATCTGAAGCTACACGAATTGCAAATGAGATGGAGATTGAGCCTGCATTTTCTGTAAAGCCAAACCGTACTAGAAAAAGGAAAAGACATTTTGATGAAGATATCGACAATGAAGAAGAAAGTATGGTGTTACCTGGGGAAGAGGGATTTAAAGTGGACTACTTCATAAACATCATGGATCAAGCTATTGTTTCTATTGAAACAAGATTTGAACAATTCCAAAGTTATGATAAAACTTTTGGATTTTTGTTTGATTTAAACAAGCTGAAAGCAACTAGTGATGATGAGTTGATGGAATCTTGTGTTAGACTTGGAGATTTTCTTAGGCATGGTGAACATTCTGATGTAAATGGGGAAGATTTATGTTCAGAGCTTAAACTTTTAAGAATGGTACTACCAGAAGAAGTTAAAAGAGCAGCTGAGTTATTGAACTCTTTGAAAGGAATGGAGGATTTTTATCCGAATTCATGGATTGCTTATCGAATATTGTTGACAATCCTGGTATCTGTTGCTTCTGCAGAAAGAAGTTTTTCTAAGCTGAAGTTGATAAAGAATTATCTGCGATCTACTATGTCACAAGAAAGGTTGAATGGGTTATCAATGATATCTATTGAAAAAGATACGGTTGATAAACTTGATTACGAAAAGATTATGGACGAATTTGCAGGAAGAAAAGCTAGAAGATCTGTTTTTCAAAAATAA